The nucleotide window GCTGGTGGACCAGCGGCACGAGGGCGTCCGTGCCGAGGAGCGCCGCCTCGGCGGTCATGGCCGCGTCCCGCCGCTCGGCCGTGTCGGCGGTCGACTCGGCCCCGGAGACGGCCTTGTCGACCTTCTTGTCGCACAGCAGCGCCAGGTTGTAGCTGCCCCGGCAGGTGTAGTCGCTGGCGAGGACGGAGACGGGGTCGCCGGTGTCGAGCATGGTGTTGCGGGCGGAGACGAACGCGTCGAACTTCCCGGCCAGCGCGTCGCTCTCCAGCCGTGAGTACTCGCGCACCTCCAGCTTCACCCTGAACCCGGCCTTCTCCAGCTGCTGTTCCAGCACCTGGGCGACCTCGGGCAGCTCGGGCCGGTTGTCGTACGTGGCCATCGTGAGCGTCCTCCCGCCGGCGCCGCCCGCCGCGGCCCGGCCGGCCGGCCGCACGCGCTTGTCGGCGGCCCAGGTCAGGGCGGGCCCGTAGAGACCGGCACCGGGGTCGGCGTACCCCTCGTAGACCCCCTCGGCGAGGGCGGAGGTGTCGATCGCCTCACGGGCGGTGGCACGTGTCCGCGGGTCTTCGAACGCGCCCGACCTGGTGTTGAGCAGCAGGCTGGTGGTGCGGGTGGTGGCGGTCTCGCGGCGGGTCCCCCCGTCGAGGGAGGCGGCCTGCGAGACGGGAACGGCCTCGGCGATGTCGGCCGCTCCGGTGCGCAGCGCGTTCGTCCGGGCGGTGCCGTCTGCTATGAACCTCGCGTCGATACCGGCGGCCTGGGCACGGCCGCCCCAGTAGTCGTCGAAGCGGTCGAGGGTGGCCGCGGTGGTGCCGGTGACCTCGGTGAGTTCGAAGGGCCCGGTGGCGGTGCCGACGGGGCTGACGGCGTCCTTCCCGCCGTACGCCCCGGCCGAGAGGATCACCAGGCCGGGACTGGAGAGGCGCAGCGGCAGGACCGGGTCGGGGTCGGAGGTGCTCACGCGTACACGATGGTCGCCCGCGGGCTCGGCGGTGAGCTCGACGCCGGACAGGGCGGCGGTCACGGGTTCGGCGTCCGCGGCGCGGGTGAGGGCGGCGGCGACGGCCTTCGGGGTGACCTCGGCGCCGTCCTGGAAGGTGGCGTCCCGCAGGCTGAACAGCCAGCTGCGGTCGTTGTCGCGGCTCCACGACTCGGCGAGCGCGGGGGCGGCGGCGCCGTTGGCGTCCAGCCGGGTCAGGCCCTCGGTGACGCCGAGCCTGCTGAGGAGGGTGGCGTCGGCGCCGTACGGGGAGAAGTTCTCGGCGGGCGGGAAGGCGAGCGCGACCTTCAGCCGGGACCCTTCACTGCTGCCGGAGGGGGCGTCGCCGCCGTCGGAGGCGAAGCAGCCGGTGAGCGCGGCGAGCAGGGGGGCGAGCAGCAGTCCGGCGGCGAACCGGCGACGGCGCGGCAGAGGGAGCATGGTGACTTTCGTTCGGGTGCGGATGTGACACACCGGCGGGCGGCCCGGCTCGGGGCGGCGGAGACCGGGCCGTCGGGACAGCGGGACACGGGCAGCGGGACGCCGGACCATCGGTACGTCAGGTCGGCAGGGCGTCAGACCTCGGTACGTCAGGGCAGCGGGACGTCGAAGTGCACGATCCCCTGGCCGCCGCCCGGCTCCTCGCGCTCGTCGTGGACCGCCTTGCCGAGCGAGCGCCAGAACGCCTCGGCGCCGGGCACCGCGGGGTCGGTGTGCAGATAGACGGAGCGGTAGCCGCCGTCGGCCGCCGCGAAGTCGAGCAGCCCGCCGACGAGCCGCCGGGCCAGACCCTGCCTGCGGTCCCCGGGGCGGACGTACACCCGGCGCAGCTGCGCGGTCTCCCCGGAGGGGTAGCGCTCGGCGAGGTGGCGCGGGTTCGGCGGGTGGGCGGGGCCGCGGGAGTCGAGCGCGGCGGTCGCGGCCACCGTGCCGTCGCGCGGGTCGGCCGCGACCAGCAGGGTGTGCCGGGCGGGCGCGAGGTAGGCCCCGTGGAGGTCGATGACGTCCCCGTGCCAGCGGGGTACGTACCCGGTGCCGAAGTCCCGGTACACGGTGTCGAGCATCACGGACCGGGCGCCGTCGAGGTCGTCGGGGGTCGCCGTTCTTATGCAGTAGTCACGCACTTGCGCATCATATGCATTAAGGGGGCACAGGTCCGCCGGGGGTCAGGCGGTCCGTCGCCAGGAGCCCTTCCACACGACCCATACGTGGCCGTCGGGACCGTGGTGCACGTTCAGTCCGTCGACGACGGCGAGCAGCGGCAGGTTCCTGGCGCCGGCCCGGTCGCCCGCGTCCAGCGGGACGGCGACGTCGTCGGTGGCGGCGACGGTGATGCCCGAGGAGTCCGCGGTGAGCACGATCCGGCAGGTGTCGGCGGCACTGCGCGCCAGCAGGCACCTGCTAGCGGAGCAGCCGGCGTCGAGGACCGGCGAGACGAACGACAACGGGGCCTCGATCACCTGCGTGACCGCCACGGCGGCCGCCTGGGCCGCGAACTCCCCGTCCGCGCGGGCGAAGTGGGCCGTGAACTCCATCTCCTGGACGGGTTCCATCAGCCCGTGCTCGGTGAGCAGCGCGGGCCCGTCCGTCGAATCGCGTACCGGCGTTCCCACCGCCAACCCCCTCGGCCAGACAGTCGTGTGCACATGATGCGGCCAGGGTCCGGGGCAGCACGGCGACTGTACGACCACAACATCCGGGTGAACAGGCCGTATTGCGCAAACACAAAGACCAAAAGTCAATAGTTGAAGCCGAATTTCACTTACTCGAGTGAACCAGATCTTGCGAACTGCGCGGTATGGATGGTTCCGACGCGATGGGGGTAACTACCGGGATCTAATGTGCCCGCCCTTGTCGAGGTGGAGCCTATGCCAGCGAAATGCCACGATCATGCCGCCGGACCGCCCGAGGGTGACGTGCGGAAGTCCCATCCCCCGCCGCCGAATCCGTACGCCCGCAGCCGCCCGGGCCCCGGGTACACGGTCGTCGAGGTGCTGGGCGAGATCGACATGGCGACGGCCGGTGCCCTCGGCGAGCAGTTGGACGCCCTCACCTCGGACGCCTCGGACGAGGCACCGCAGGTCGTGGTGGACCTGCGCCGGGTCGACTTCTTCGACTGCTCGGGACTGCGGGAGCTGTGCCGGGCCGAGCGCAGGGCCCGGGAGCGCGGCGGCGGCCTGCGCCTGGTCTCGGACCAGCCCCGGATCCACCGGCTGTTGCGCGCCTGCGGCCTGCTCGGCCGCTTCCCTCCCCTGGCGGAACTCCCGCCCCCGGCCGCGCGGGAGAACGGGGCGCCGCAGGCACCCGGGAAGTGACGCCGGCCGCGTGGGACACCGCCGGCCGGTGACGCCGGCCCCGCGACGACGCCAGGGCCGGCGGAGACGGCCCCACTCCGTCTCCACCGGCCCCTGTGGCGAGGTCGCGCGGCACTCCGCGACGGGACTCGCACTCCCCATCCGCTACGGCGGGCCTCCGTCGACGCACCCGGAAGACCGCGCGACCCCGGCTCTCAGAACGTGAAGACGGTCGTCCCGTAGGAGTTCTTCACGCACTCGTTGGCGAAGGTACGTTCGTAGGAGATCCGTCTGCCCTGCCAGACACCGTCGACCGTGACGACGACGGGGTCGTACTCGCGGGTGCACAGGACGTCGGATCCGGCCGTCAGGGCGTCGAGGTCCCCGCCCGAGGCCCGCAGTTCGCGGCAGGCCTGGACCGCGGCCGGGTGGGTGCCCGAGGCCGTCGGCGCACAGCTCAGGGTGACCGCGCGTTCAGGTGCGGCTTCGGCCGCGATCTCGCCGTGCCCCGTGGTGAGCACCAGGGACGAGGGGGCGTAGAGCGAGGTCGGCGAAGGGGTGGCGAAGGCGGTCCCGGTGAGGGGACCGCAGACGGCGGTGGCCGTCAGGGTGATCGTCGCTGCCCAGCGCGCGGTGTTCGGCATCGTGTGCATCCTTCCGCTCGTTCGGTCGCCGTACCGACTCGGTGGTGCCGGTGCGGCGAGCGCGAGTCTGCCGAGTCGGCGCCGGAAACACACGTCGACCCCATGCGTTTCGGTAACATTGCGTATTGAATCAGTGGCGCGAAGTGACGGAATGCGAACAGGTCGCCCTTGGAACTGAGCGGTTCCAAGGTCACACCGGAGGCCCGCTGGCCGGATCTCCCCTGGTCAGCAATAGGCCTGAAACATTCCGCTTCGGTCCGGGGCCGGGTCGGCCCCCTGCCCGGTGCGACCGTCCGCGGTGCCTGAGCCCGCCTCGCATCCTCCTCACCGATGTCCCGGGCCGGTTCTGCGAGCGGCGTGAGGGCGCAGGGCGAAAACCGGACAGCTCCTGCGGCAGGGGTGCTGTCCGGGATCTCGGCCTTCGTAGACTGCCCCGCCATGGGACAGATCTACGGGCTGGGCGAGATCACCTGTCCGTCCGGTGAACTGGTGATCGTCGACGGCGGCCATCTGGGCATGTGGAGCGGGGAGGGTTCACCGGCGCTGGTGGACCCGGCGGCGTTCGGTGTCCGCGACCCCGCGGTCGCGGCCGATGTGACCGCGGCGGCGGACTTCGTCGTCACCGGTCCGGACGCGGCCACCGCGGCCCACTCCTTCGGCCGCCAGCCCGGCCTGACACTCCATGACATCCCGGCGTCCGGAGCGGCCCGGCTGGCCGACCTCTTCGAGGCGCACTGCCGGGAGCACGGCTTCGACGCCGGGCTCGACGCCTCCGCCGGGCGGGTGCCGCACCGGGAACGGGTACGGCGCTGTACGGAAGCGGGAGGGGGCCGCTTCCTGATGCACGGCGTGCCGGTGGTGGCCGTCGGCGGCATGCCCCGGGACCGGCCGCTGCCGGTGCTGGGGACGGACACCGGCATCGTGATCCCCCTCGCTCCCTCCCCTGCCGACTGTCCCGTCGTCAAGTCCGTGGAGCTCGGGGAGATCCGCGTCGACTGGGCCCGTCTGCTCTTCGGGGACGCCGACGCGCTGAGCGCCTGGCGGCACGACGAACCCGTCGACGACCAGGCCGACGTGGCGTTCTGGGGCGCGTCCGAGGAAGCCGCCGCCGTCGAGTTCGAGGCCCCCTGCCTGGGCGAACCGGGTGAGGACGGGGTGCGGGGCTGGACGGGGCTGCCGGTGGCGCAGGCGATGCGGCTGGCCGGGGCGCTCTTCGACTGGAAGGACGCGGACCCGGCGCGGCGGCTGATGGTGGACTTCCGCCCGCACTCCCACCACTGGCAGATCATGCGGGCGGTCCGCGCCTCCCCGCTGCAGGCCGGCACCGTCGAGGTCGGCGGCGCGCGTGTGCTGTGCGCGATGCCCCGCCAGGGCGACGGCTGGTTCCCGGTCTCCGCGGACCTCGACCCGACGGGCCGACCGGTCACCGTACGCGTGTCCTTCCCGGAGTAGACGCCGCCCCGCCCTCGCTCTTCCCCCGTTCTTCCTCTCGCTCCTCCCCTCCTTCTTCGCCTCCGTCTCCGCGCCGGGCACGCCCCCGTGCTGGACGGATCTTGTCCCGCTCGTCAGGATCGTCGCGGGACGCGCGGTCCCGGGCGGAACGCGAACGGCGCGGTCCCGGCGACGGGATCCAGGGCGAGAGGCGGAGCGTACGGATGACGAAGCACTGGGCCGACTTCCAGTACGAGATCTATCTGAACGGGATGACCGGCGCGGTGCCGCGGCTGCCCACCGACCTGACCCGGCTGGAAGAGCTGACCGAGCAGCGGCTGGGCCCCGGCCCGGTGGGCTACGTGGCGGGCAGCGCGGGCAGCGGCAGCACGGCGCGGGCGAACCGGACCGCGCTCGACCGCCGCCGGATCGTGCCCCGGATGCTGCGCGACGTGCACGAACGCGACCTGTCCGTCGAGGTGTTCGGCCGCCCGCTGCCCGCGCCCCTCGCGCTCGCACCGGTCGGAGTCCTGTCGATCATGCACCCGGACGCCGAGTCGGCGGCGGCCCGGGCCGCCGCCGCGCAGGGAGTTCCGTTCATCCTGTCGTCGGCGTCCAGTACGCCGATGGAGCAGGTCGCGGAGGCGATGGGCGACGGGGAGCGGTGGTTCCAGCTGTACTGGGCCAAGGACCGCGAGGTCACGCGGAGTTTCCTGGACCGGGCGAAGGCCGCCGGGTTCAGCGCGCTGTTCGTCACGCTGGACACGCCCCTGCTGGCCTGGCGGCCACGCGACCTGGACCAGGCGTACCTGCCGTTCCTGCACGGTGTGGGCACCGCCAACTACTTCTCCGACCCGGCGTTCCGGGCGGGTCTCGCCAAGCCCGTGCACGAGGACCCGAACGCGGCGGTCATGCACTTCGTGGGGATGTTCGCGGATCCCGCCAAGACGTGGCCCGACCTGGAGTTCCTGCGGGAGAACTGGGACGGCCCGATCGTCCTGAAGGGCGTCCTGCACCCGGACGACGCCCGGCGGGCCGTCAACGCCGGGATGGACGGCGTGGTCGTCTCCAACCACGGCGGCCGTCAGGTGGCCGGCGCCGTCGCCGCGGCCGACGCCCTGCCCCGGGTGGTCGAGGCCGCCGGGGACCGGCTGGCGGTCCTCTTCGACAGCGGGATCCGCACGGGCGACGACATCTTCAAGGCGCTGGCCCTGGGCGCCGAGGCGGTCCTCGTCGGACGCCCGTACGCCTACGGGCTCGGCCTCGACGGGCAGGCGGGCGTCGAGCACGTCATCCGCTGCCTGCTCGCCGAACTCGACCTCACCCTCGCCCTGTCGGGGCACGCGGGCCCTGCGGACCTCGGCGCCGACGACTTGGAGGAGGGGACCGCGTGACGGCGGTCCGGGCCCCGTCGCCAGGAGGTCGCGCACCCGGTCCCGTACGGCCCGCGCCTCCCGGCCGTTCCGTCACAGACCGAGGCCGGTGAGCGCCCCCACCAGCAGCGAGGGCAGCGGGCCCGCGGGGAGCGGTCCGGCGGGCGGCGGGTCGGAGTCGTCGACCGTGGTGGCGCGGCGCGGCGCGTAGGGACTCGACGCGGCGGGGGCCGGCTCGGTGACCGCGTCCGCGTCCGGTTCCGTCCGTTCGTCCGCTGCGCGGGACCGCGGCCGCGCCACGCACGTCGCGTCGGCGCACGCGGAGTCCGAGCCGACCCGGGTGCCGGCGGCCGGGGGCTCGGCGGCCGAGCCGTCGGACGGCGACCCGGTGCCCGCTATCGACAGCGACCCGGGGCCGGCCGCGGTGGTGTCGGTGCGCCAGCGCTGGTCGTCACCGCGGTCCCGGATCTTCACCACGACGTCCGCCCGGACGTCGTCGGAGGCGGGCGCGACGGCGAGCCCCGCCTGCCAGCGGGGCAGCAGCTCCCCCTGCACGGTGAGGTCGTAGCGCACGTCGTCGCCCCGCGCCGCGGACGCGGCGACGCACCGGCCGAGGACCACCACTCCGGCGTCCACCCGGGAGTCCAGGCACAGCCCGGGTTCGGCGGCGCTGCGCAGGAGCCCGTCCTTCTCGTACGTCCACTTCTGGGTGCCGGCCGCCGAGCACGTGTCCAGCTCCGTGCCGGCGCCCGCCCTCGCCGTGCCGCCCTTGATGTCGAGGCAGAGGTCGGCGGCGAGGTTGCGCAGCCGGGTCCGGACCGGACCGGTGGGAAGGCCCGCCGAGTCGGGCGGGGACGAGGACCTGGCGGGCGGCACCGGCCCGCCCGGGGTGAGGCTGCCGGACACCCCGGTGCTGGCCGAGGGGTCCGCGCCGCCGTCGTCCGGCGACCACAGGGTGGCGACCAGGACGGTCGTCAGCAGCGCCACGGAGACCAGGCCCGCCCCGGCGAGCAGGGCCTTCGAGTGCCGCGGGCCGGGTGAGGAGTGGCGCCCCGGCCGGGCGGAGAACGGGGACGGCGGACGGAGGCGGCCCCGTCGGCCGGGACGGCTGCCGTCGTGGCGGGCCGTCCGGAAGCCCGGGTGGCCGCGGCTCGGCCGCGACTCGAGGTACCGCCGGGCGCCCCGGCCGAGCACGCCCTCGGCGAGCAGGCCGCCGAGCCCGCCTTCGAAATGGCTCAGCTGTTCGGCCGCGTGGCGGCAGAAACGGCATGACAGCAGATGCTGCCGCACATCGGGGAGCAGGGCACCGCCGCGTCGAATCGGAATGTCGAGGAGACGGTTGTAGTGGCGGCATTCCCTGTTCGGCGCGAGTTCGTGATGGGCCCGTACACAGCCCTCACGGAATTTCTCGCGGGCCTGCTCCAGCACCATCGACGCGGTGTCGGCGTCCATACCCAGCAGACCGGCCGGTACGGATATGTGCTCGGCCTCGACCTCGGTGTGCCAGAGCACGCACTGGGCGAGTCCGGGAAGGGCCTGGAAAGAACGTTCCGCGAGCTTCCGGTTTTCCGGTGTCATGGACTTCGTGACGCGCATGCCGCGGCCGCCGGCCGGTTTCCCGAGTTCGGGCAGCACCTCGGAGATCCGGTCGTCCGCGGACCAGACCCTGACGATGTCCCGTACGGCCAGGAGGAGTTGCGGACGCAGGGCGACGGCCGACCCGGCGTTCCCGAGCCGCTCCAGAACCTGCTGGAAAGCGGCCGCGGTGACCATCGAGGCGACGTTCGCGGAGGAGGCGAGGCAGATGACCGCGTAGTCGTGGGCCGGCTGCCAGTGCCGCGCGAGCAGCAGCGCGACGGAGTGGGCGGGTTCGCCCTCCGGCCGCGCCCGCAGGGCGGCCACGAGGCTCTCGTCGGATTCTCCGGGAACGTCACCCGGGCCGGGCGAAGAGGGCGGGCGGGGAGGGTGGGGGGTGTGCACTGAGCGGTTTCCTTCCAAGGCACAAAATGGCACAGAGGAGTCGGCCGTCGGCCGCGAGCCTTTTGGGGCCCGGCGGCACGAGGGAATCCCGGGCGGTGAATCAGACCTGGCCATGGGCCATGTGCGAGGACGTTCACCCTTGCACATCCCGCTCTCGCCCAACAAGGTATTCGGGGCCACTTCGGCAACATCCGCGTATTGAAGGAAAGTCAGTGTTCACCCGGGTCAACCCGTGTCGGAGACCGCGCCTTTCGCCGTCGAGTCCGCCGACGGGCGCCGGGCCGGCCGGGCGGGACCTCCGGACCGCTGATCCGAGGCGTGCCATTCGTGCGGAACCGGACCTGCGGAGAACAGGAACCCGGTGCCGGTTCGGAATACCGGACGCACTCGCCGTTCCGCCGGAATACGGAACACGGGAGCGAGCAGAAGGAGTGGGCGGCGACACCCGCGCCCCCGTTCACGCCACCGGCCCCCCGTCTGCTTCAGTGGGGCCGGACGAATCCGACATGCACCTCCGAAGGACGCACCCTGAGCCCCGCACTCGCGACCATCCTCTCCGCCGTTCTGCTCGTGGCGGTCCTGGCCGGTGCCGTGATCCGCCCCTTCGGTCTGCCGGAGGCCACCGTGGCCGTCCCGGCGGCCGCTCTGGTGATGGTCACCGGCGCCATCCCGCTCGACCACGCGCGGGCCGAGGCGGAACTGCTCGGCCCGGTCGTGGGCTTCCTGGCGGCGGTGCTCGTGCTCGCCAGACTCTGCGACGACGAAGGGCTCTTCCAGGCCTGCGGCGCCTGGCTGGCCCGTACGTCCGGAGGGCGGCCGCAACGGCTGCTGGCCGCGAACTTCCTGCTCGCCTCGGTCATCACGGCCGTGCTCAGCCTGGACGCCACGGTCGTCCTGCTCACGCCGGTGGTGTTCGTGACCGTGGCCCGCCTCGGCGCCCGCCCCAAACCCCATGTGTACGCGTGCGCGCACCTGTCGAACACGGCGTCGCTGCTGCTGCCCGTGTCCAACCTGACGAACCTCCTCGCGTTCACGGCCAGCGGTCTGAGCTTCACGCGGTTCGCCCTGCTGATGGGGCCCGCGTGGGTGGTCGCCGTCGGTGCCGAGTACCTGGTCTTCCGGCGGTTCTTCGCCGACGACCTGAAGGCGGACTCCGCGCGAGCGGCCGGGTCCGGAGCCGAACCCGGAGCCGAGTCCGGAGCCGAGTCCGTCGAGGTGCCCGTGTTCGCGCTCGCCACCGTCGCGTGCACCCTCGCGGGCTTCGTCGTGACGTCGGCGCT belongs to Streptomyces sp. V3I8 and includes:
- a CDS encoding ABC transporter substrate-binding protein, with amino-acid sequence MLPLPRRRRFAAGLLLAPLLAALTGCFASDGGDAPSGSSEGSRLKVALAFPPAENFSPYGADATLLSRLGVTEGLTRLDANGAAAPALAESWSRDNDRSWLFSLRDATFQDGAEVTPKAVAAALTRAADAEPVTAALSGVELTAEPAGDHRVRVSTSDPDPVLPLRLSSPGLVILSAGAYGGKDAVSPVGTATGPFELTEVTGTTAATLDRFDDYWGGRAQAAGIDARFIADGTARTNALRTGAADIAEAVPVSQAASLDGGTRRETATTRTTSLLLNTRSGAFEDPRTRATAREAIDTSALAEGVYEGYADPGAGLYGPALTWAADKRVRPAGRAAAGGAGGRTLTMATYDNRPELPEVAQVLEQQLEKAGFRVKLEVREYSRLESDALAGKFDAFVSARNTMLDTGDPVSVLASDYTCRGSYNLALLCDKKVDKAVSGAESTADTAERRDAAMTAEAALLGTDALVPLVHQRIITGVAAEVSGVLLDPYERSLVGVGTRR
- a CDS encoding GNAT family N-acetyltransferase, whose amino-acid sequence is MRDYCIRTATPDDLDGARSVMLDTVYRDFGTGYVPRWHGDVIDLHGAYLAPARHTLLVAADPRDGTVAATAALDSRGPAHPPNPRHLAERYPSGETAQLRRVYVRPGDRRQGLARRLVGGLLDFAAADGGYRSVYLHTDPAVPGAEAFWRSLGKAVHDEREEPGGGQGIVHFDVPLP
- a CDS encoding STAS domain-containing protein, whose amino-acid sequence is MPAKCHDHAAGPPEGDVRKSHPPPPNPYARSRPGPGYTVVEVLGEIDMATAGALGEQLDALTSDASDEAPQVVVDLRRVDFFDCSGLRELCRAERRARERGGGLRLVSDQPRIHRLLRACGLLGRFPPLAELPPPAARENGAPQAPGK
- a CDS encoding protease inhibitor gives rise to the protein MPNTARWAATITLTATAVCGPLTGTAFATPSPTSLYAPSSLVLTTGHGEIAAEAAPERAVTLSCAPTASGTHPAAVQACRELRASGGDLDALTAGSDVLCTREYDPVVVTVDGVWQGRRISYERTFANECVKNSYGTTVFTF
- a CDS encoding lactate 2-monooxygenase, yielding MTKHWADFQYEIYLNGMTGAVPRLPTDLTRLEELTEQRLGPGPVGYVAGSAGSGSTARANRTALDRRRIVPRMLRDVHERDLSVEVFGRPLPAPLALAPVGVLSIMHPDAESAAARAAAAQGVPFILSSASSTPMEQVAEAMGDGERWFQLYWAKDREVTRSFLDRAKAAGFSALFVTLDTPLLAWRPRDLDQAYLPFLHGVGTANYFSDPAFRAGLAKPVHEDPNAAVMHFVGMFADPAKTWPDLEFLRENWDGPIVLKGVLHPDDARRAVNAGMDGVVVSNHGGRQVAGAVAAADALPRVVEAAGDRLAVLFDSGIRTGDDIFKALALGAEAVLVGRPYAYGLGLDGQAGVEHVIRCLLAELDLTLALSGHAGPADLGADDLEEGTA
- a CDS encoding RICIN domain-containing protein, which translates into the protein MHTPHPPRPPSSPGPGDVPGESDESLVAALRARPEGEPAHSVALLLARHWQPAHDYAVICLASSANVASMVTAAAFQQVLERLGNAGSAVALRPQLLLAVRDIVRVWSADDRISEVLPELGKPAGGRGMRVTKSMTPENRKLAERSFQALPGLAQCVLWHTEVEAEHISVPAGLLGMDADTASMVLEQAREKFREGCVRAHHELAPNRECRHYNRLLDIPIRRGGALLPDVRQHLLSCRFCRHAAEQLSHFEGGLGGLLAEGVLGRGARRYLESRPSRGHPGFRTARHDGSRPGRRGRLRPPSPFSARPGRHSSPGPRHSKALLAGAGLVSVALLTTVLVATLWSPDDGGADPSASTGVSGSLTPGGPVPPARSSSPPDSAGLPTGPVRTRLRNLAADLCLDIKGGTARAGAGTELDTCSAAGTQKWTYEKDGLLRSAAEPGLCLDSRVDAGVVVLGRCVAASAARGDDVRYDLTVQGELLPRWQAGLAVAPASDDVRADVVVKIRDRGDDQRWRTDTTAAGPGSLSIAGTGSPSDGSAAEPPAAGTRVGSDSACADATCVARPRSRAADERTEPDADAVTEPAPAASSPYAPRRATTVDDSDPPPAGPLPAGPLPSLLVGALTGLGL
- a CDS encoding SLC13 family permease; the encoded protein is MSPALATILSAVLLVAVLAGAVIRPFGLPEATVAVPAAALVMVTGAIPLDHARAEAELLGPVVGFLAAVLVLARLCDDEGLFQACGAWLARTSGGRPQRLLAANFLLASVITAVLSLDATVVLLTPVVFVTVARLGARPKPHVYACAHLSNTASLLLPVSNLTNLLAFTASGLSFTRFALLMGPAWVVAVGAEYLVFRRFFADDLKADSARAAGSGAEPGAESGAESVEVPVFALATVACTLAGFVVTSALGIEPAWAALAGALVLAVRALAHGRTTPLAVVRAVSLPFLAFVLALGIVVRAVVDNGLSDAIGHLVPDSAGLPALLGIAVLAALLANLINNLPAVLVLLPLAAAGGPGPILAVLLGVNIGPNLTYAGSLATLLWRRIVHQHDHEVELGEFTRLGLVTVPATLVPAVAALWVSLTVFGS